One window of Thermoflexus sp. genomic DNA carries:
- the ilvC gene encoding ketol-acid reductoisomerase has product MARIYYDADADLSLLNGRRIAVLGYGSQGHAHALNLKDSGCDVCVGLYRGSKSWAKAEADGLPVYEVPEAVRRSDIIVMLVPDPAQPALYREAVAPNLSPGKTLMFAHGFNIRFGQIVPPPDVDVSMVAPKSPGHRMREVFKEGGGVPALVAVHQDATGKALPTALAYAKGIGCTRAGVIETTFAEETETDLFGEQVVLCGGVTHLIKAAFEILVEAGYQPEIAYFECLNELKLIVDLMYQGGLSYMRYSVSDTAEYGDYRSGPRVIDDHVRATMKQILEEIRSGAFAEEWIEENAKGRPWFNAKREEERKHPIEEVGRRLRAMMPWLNPKEV; this is encoded by the coding sequence ATGGCGCGCATTTACTATGACGCGGATGCCGATCTCAGCCTGCTGAACGGCCGTCGGATCGCCGTTCTGGGTTACGGCAGCCAGGGCCATGCCCATGCCCTGAACCTCAAAGACAGCGGCTGCGATGTGTGTGTGGGCCTCTACCGGGGGAGCAAGTCCTGGGCGAAGGCCGAGGCGGACGGACTGCCGGTCTACGAGGTTCCAGAGGCGGTGCGGCGATCCGACATCATCGTGATGCTGGTGCCGGATCCGGCCCAGCCCGCCCTCTACCGGGAGGCCGTGGCGCCGAATCTCTCCCCGGGCAAGACCCTCATGTTCGCCCACGGCTTCAACATCCGGTTCGGCCAGATCGTCCCGCCCCCCGACGTGGACGTGAGCATGGTGGCCCCGAAATCCCCCGGGCACCGGATGCGGGAGGTTTTCAAGGAAGGAGGAGGGGTTCCGGCGCTGGTCGCCGTCCATCAGGATGCGACGGGGAAGGCGCTGCCGACCGCTCTCGCCTACGCCAAGGGCATCGGATGCACCCGCGCCGGGGTGATCGAGACCACCTTCGCGGAGGAAACCGAGACCGATCTCTTCGGCGAGCAGGTGGTGCTGTGCGGGGGAGTCACCCATCTGATCAAGGCGGCCTTCGAGATCCTGGTGGAGGCCGGCTACCAGCCGGAGATCGCGTATTTTGAGTGCCTCAACGAGCTGAAGCTGATCGTGGATCTGATGTATCAGGGCGGCCTTTCTTACATGCGCTATTCGGTCAGCGACACAGCGGAATACGGCGATTACCGCAGCGGGCCCCGGGTGATCGACGATCACGTGCGGGCCACCATGAAGCAGATCCTGGAAGAGATCCGCAGCGGGGCGTTCGCCGAGGAATGGATCGAGGAGAACGCGAAGGGCCGTCCATGGTTCAACGCCAAGCGCGAGGAGGAGCGCAAACACCCGATCGAGGAAGTGGGCCGCCGGCTGCGGGCGATGATGCCCTGGCTGAATCCGAAAGAGGTGTGA
- a CDS encoding 2-isopropylmalate synthase yields MGDDVVRIFDTTLRDGEQSPGATLTVEEKLEIARQLVRLGVDIIEAGFPIASPGDFEAVRRIAREIGPLGKDRPNGPPVIAGLARANPEDIDACWEAVREAPRPRIHVFLATSDIHLQYKLRMTREECLARIREMVAYARRLCDDVEFSPEDAGRTDRDFLMQALTAAVEAGATTLNIPDTVGYTTPEEFGALFAEIRRRVPGVERVILSAHCHNDLGLATANTLAAIRNGARQVEVTVNGIGERAGNTALEEVVMALHTRRDVFGVRTHIDTTQIYRTSRLVSALTGIPVQPNKAIVGANAFAHEAGIHQDGMLKNPLTYEIMRPETVGVPESRLVLGKHSGRHAFRVRLEQMGYHLPPDAFEEAFRRFKALCDRKKYVTDFDLEALMADFTQSSGQNWRLDTLQVTCGTPLIATATVRLMGPDGEVRVGTGTGNGPIDAAYRAIEAALGMQARLLEFNVHAVTPGRDAMGRVFIQVEDPHTGRLAGGFGADTDIVVAAAKAYLHALLRLGHAPQTAPVERMSIPVP; encoded by the coding sequence ATGGGGGATGACGTCGTTCGGATTTTCGATACCACGTTGCGGGACGGCGAGCAATCGCCGGGGGCGACCCTCACCGTGGAGGAGAAGCTGGAGATCGCCCGCCAGCTGGTCCGCCTGGGGGTCGATATCATTGAAGCCGGCTTCCCGATCGCCTCGCCGGGCGATTTCGAGGCGGTGCGGCGGATCGCCCGGGAGATCGGCCCCCTGGGGAAGGACCGTCCGAACGGCCCGCCGGTGATCGCCGGGCTGGCCCGGGCGAACCCGGAGGACATCGACGCCTGCTGGGAGGCGGTGCGAGAGGCCCCCCGCCCGCGGATCCACGTCTTCCTGGCAACCTCCGATATCCACCTGCAATACAAGCTGCGGATGACCCGGGAGGAGTGCCTGGCCCGGATCCGGGAGATGGTGGCGTATGCTCGCCGTCTGTGCGACGATGTGGAGTTCTCCCCGGAAGACGCAGGGCGCACCGATCGCGATTTCCTGATGCAGGCGCTGACGGCGGCCGTGGAGGCGGGAGCGACCACCCTGAACATCCCCGACACGGTGGGCTACACCACGCCGGAGGAGTTCGGGGCCCTCTTCGCCGAGATCCGCCGCCGGGTTCCGGGGGTGGAACGGGTGATCCTTTCCGCCCACTGCCACAATGATCTGGGCCTGGCCACCGCCAATACCCTGGCCGCTATCCGGAACGGCGCCCGCCAGGTGGAGGTCACCGTCAACGGCATCGGCGAACGGGCGGGCAACACAGCCCTCGAAGAGGTGGTCATGGCCCTCCACACCCGGCGGGATGTCTTCGGGGTGCGCACCCATATCGACACCACCCAGATCTATCGCACCAGCCGCCTGGTGAGCGCCCTCACCGGTATCCCGGTCCAGCCCAACAAGGCCATCGTGGGCGCGAACGCTTTCGCCCACGAAGCCGGCATCCACCAGGATGGGATGCTGAAGAACCCGCTGACTTATGAAATCATGCGGCCGGAGACCGTAGGGGTGCCGGAATCCCGCCTGGTCCTGGGGAAGCACTCCGGACGACACGCCTTCCGGGTCCGCCTGGAGCAGATGGGCTATCACCTCCCGCCGGACGCCTTCGAGGAAGCGTTCCGCCGGTTCAAGGCGCTATGCGATCGCAAGAAATACGTGACGGACTTCGACCTGGAAGCCCTGATGGCCGATTTCACCCAGAGCAGCGGCCAGAACTGGCGCCTGGATACGCTGCAGGTGACCTGCGGCACGCCGCTGATCGCCACCGCCACCGTCCGCCTGATGGGGCCCGACGGAGAGGTCCGCGTAGGCACGGGGACAGGGAACGGGCCGATCGACGCGGCTTACCGGGCCATCGAGGCCGCTCTGGGGATGCAGGCCCGCCTGCTGGAGTTCAACGTCCACGCAGTGACCCCAGGGCGCGACGCGATGGGGCGTGTCTTCATCCAGGTGGAAGATCCGCATACTGGCCGCCTGGCCGGCGGCTTCGGCGCCGACACCGACATCGTGGTGGCCGCCGCCAAGGCCTATCTGCACGCCCTCCTGCGGCTGGGCCACGCCCCTCAGACCGCTCCGGTGGAAAGGATGTCCATCCCGGTTCCGTAG
- a CDS encoding sortase has translation MTNLERWVLGLGLLLSGLPDAMPFARRSEEAARATSPPIVPVEEADIASGLEEPIPGAPISDGGASGHEPWMARPERTAALVEGGIPERLVIPSIALDAPVVPAASRFVSIGGRRYREWLAPDRYAAGWHPLSARAGMPGNMVLSGHNNIAGAVFRRLTDVKIGDPIWIHTRDRVFRYEVTERHVLPERDQPLTVRQANARWIGPFPDERLTLVTCWPPWSNSHRLIVVARPRP, from the coding sequence ATGACGAACCTGGAGCGCTGGGTCCTGGGCCTCGGGCTTCTCCTGAGCGGGCTCCCCGACGCGATGCCGTTCGCCCGGCGATCGGAGGAGGCAGCTCGAGCAACGTCTCCTCCCATCGTTCCCGTGGAGGAAGCCGACATCGCTTCGGGCCTCGAAGAACCGATCCCGGGAGCCCCCATCTCCGATGGGGGCGCGTCCGGGCATGAGCCGTGGATGGCGAGGCCGGAGAGGACCGCGGCCCTTGTAGAGGGTGGGATCCCGGAGCGTCTGGTGATCCCATCCATCGCGCTGGACGCCCCGGTCGTTCCCGCGGCATCGCGGTTCGTTTCCATCGGGGGACGTCGCTATCGGGAATGGCTGGCGCCGGATCGGTATGCGGCGGGCTGGCATCCCCTATCCGCGAGAGCAGGGATGCCCGGCAACATGGTCCTCAGCGGCCACAACAACATCGCGGGGGCGGTGTTCCGGCGTCTAACGGACGTGAAGATCGGAGATCCGATCTGGATCCACACCCGCGACCGGGTTTTCCGCTATGAGGTGACCGAACGCCATGTGCTTCCGGAGCGGGACCAGCCTCTAACGGTTCGACAGGCGAACGCCCGGTGGATCGGGCCGTTTCCGGATGAGCGACTGACGCTGGTCACCTGCTGGCCTCCCTGGAGCAACTCCCATCGCCTGATTGTGGTCGCCCGCCCGAGGCCGTGA
- the ilvN gene encoding acetolactate synthase small subunit has product MPHWLAVTIENSVESLNRVFHLLRRRHLPVGAISMCRTEDPQDLRLLIPVDPARVDPQRVRANLEKLLCVKAVEDWGERPLVIRDMALVKVRAPAEAWVEIAQLAEFYRARIVDVGPETLIVEVTGSAEKVDSCIARLQRFGVVEVTRSGPMAMVRGQGEAAPAERVAEAAA; this is encoded by the coding sequence ATGCCGCACTGGCTGGCGGTGACGATTGAAAACTCCGTGGAGAGCCTGAACCGGGTGTTCCATCTGCTGCGCCGACGTCACCTTCCGGTGGGCGCGATCTCCATGTGCCGGACGGAGGATCCGCAGGATCTCCGGCTGCTGATCCCGGTGGACCCGGCCCGGGTGGATCCGCAGCGGGTCCGGGCCAACCTGGAGAAGCTCCTCTGCGTGAAGGCGGTGGAGGATTGGGGGGAACGCCCCCTGGTGATCCGGGATATGGCTCTGGTGAAGGTCCGGGCTCCGGCGGAGGCATGGGTGGAGATCGCCCAGCTGGCGGAGTTCTACCGGGCCCGGATCGTCGATGTCGGCCCGGAGACCCTGATCGTGGAAGTCACGGGCTCGGCGGAGAAGGTGGATTCCTGCATCGCCCGTTTGCAACGGTTCGGCGTTGTGGAGGTGACCCGCTCCGGCCCGATGGCGATGGTCCGGGGCCAGGGGGAGGCCGCGCCGGCCGAGCGGGTGGCAGAGGCCGCCGCATGA
- the ilvB gene encoding biosynthetic-type acetolactate synthase large subunit, with translation METMTMAQAATTPRLLRRERRRMKTAWAVMEALVREGVEVIFGVPGGASLPLYDALCDYPQIRHVLVRHEQCAVHMAEGYARATGKPGVCFTTSGPGATNLVTGLTDAMMDSTPVVAITGQVPTFFMGGDAFQEADVIGLTMSVTKHNWLVRKPAQALEAVHLAFRLATDGRPGPTLVDLPRDVLLTEADFVLEDPEAFSLPRPRPPFPDERTLRQAADLIAQSQRPILYVGGGVIHSGAAPEIRALAEKARIPVTTTLMGLGAFPEDHPYALKMLGMHGTVYANFAINFSDLIIAVGARFDDRVTGKLSAFAPHAKVIHIDIDPAEINKNRRADVALIGDARQILRALLPLVRPPDTEAWWRQIEDWKARYPLRYRQGDEVIKPQFAIQMIYELTKDHRPIVTLDVGQHQMWAAQFFIWKEPRTCITSGGLGTMGFSLPAAVGAQFGCPDRLVININGDGSFQMTFQALITAVEWRLPIKVFIINNQYLGMVRQWQELFYNRRYSAVYLANPDFARMAEAVGAAGIRVERPDQVEPAIRQALAITDRPVVVDILVDPEENCFPMIPSGMTVFDMMIAPGVKAVP, from the coding sequence ATGGAAACGATGACGATGGCCCAGGCTGCCACAACGCCCCGCCTGCTTCGACGGGAGCGCCGTCGGATGAAAACGGCATGGGCCGTGATGGAAGCCCTGGTCCGCGAAGGCGTGGAGGTGATCTTCGGCGTCCCCGGCGGCGCCTCCCTGCCCCTTTATGATGCCCTCTGCGATTACCCCCAGATCCGCCACGTCCTCGTCCGCCACGAACAGTGCGCCGTCCACATGGCGGAGGGATACGCCCGGGCAACCGGGAAGCCCGGGGTGTGCTTCACCACCTCCGGCCCCGGCGCGACGAACCTGGTCACGGGCCTCACGGACGCGATGATGGATTCCACACCGGTGGTGGCGATCACCGGCCAGGTCCCCACGTTCTTTATGGGGGGCGATGCCTTCCAGGAGGCCGATGTCATCGGCCTCACGATGTCCGTCACCAAACACAACTGGCTGGTGCGCAAGCCGGCCCAGGCCCTCGAGGCCGTCCACCTGGCCTTCCGGCTGGCCACCGACGGACGGCCCGGCCCAACCCTGGTGGATCTCCCCCGGGATGTGCTGCTCACCGAGGCGGATTTCGTCCTCGAGGACCCGGAGGCCTTCTCGCTCCCGCGCCCGCGCCCGCCTTTCCCGGACGAAAGAACGCTCCGACAGGCGGCCGATCTCATCGCGCAATCCCAGCGCCCCATCCTCTATGTCGGCGGGGGGGTCATCCATTCCGGCGCCGCCCCGGAGATCCGGGCGCTGGCGGAGAAGGCCCGCATCCCGGTGACCACGACGCTGATGGGCCTGGGGGCTTTCCCCGAGGATCACCCCTATGCGCTCAAGATGCTGGGGATGCATGGGACCGTTTACGCGAACTTCGCCATCAATTTCTCCGACCTCATCATCGCCGTCGGCGCCCGCTTCGATGATCGGGTGACCGGCAAGCTCTCCGCCTTCGCCCCCCACGCGAAGGTGATCCACATCGACATCGATCCGGCGGAGATCAACAAGAACCGCCGGGCCGATGTGGCCCTCATCGGCGACGCCAGGCAGATCCTGCGCGCCCTGCTCCCGCTGGTTCGTCCCCCGGATACCGAGGCCTGGTGGCGTCAGATCGAGGACTGGAAGGCCCGCTACCCGCTGCGCTACCGGCAGGGGGATGAGGTCATCAAGCCCCAGTTCGCCATTCAGATGATCTACGAGCTGACGAAAGACCACCGGCCGATCGTCACCCTCGATGTGGGCCAGCACCAGATGTGGGCCGCCCAGTTCTTCATATGGAAGGAGCCGCGGACCTGCATCACCTCCGGCGGGCTGGGGACGATGGGCTTCAGCCTGCCGGCGGCGGTCGGCGCCCAGTTCGGCTGCCCGGACCGGCTGGTGATCAACATCAACGGCGATGGGTCCTTCCAGATGACCTTCCAGGCCCTGATCACGGCTGTGGAATGGCGGCTGCCCATCAAGGTGTTCATCATCAACAACCAGTATCTGGGGATGGTCCGCCAGTGGCAGGAGCTGTTCTACAACCGGCGTTACTCCGCCGTCTATCTGGCCAACCCGGACTTCGCCCGCATGGCTGAAGCGGTGGGCGCCGCCGGGATCCGGGTGGAGCGGCCGGATCAGGTCGAGCCGGCCATCCGACAGGCCCTGGCGATCACGGATCGGCCGGTGGTGGTCGACATCCTGGTGGATCCGGAGGAGAACTGCTTCCCGATGATCCCCTCCGGGATGACGGTGTTCGATATGATGATCGCCCCCGGCGTGAAGGCCGTGCCGTAA